In Methanosarcina barkeri MS, a single window of DNA contains:
- a CDS encoding ferritin: MLSEKMEEALNEQINKELYSSYLYLAMSAYSSSVGLPGFAHWFRVQVEEENIHAMKLFDYVNNQGGKVKLKEIKEPPMEFGTAMDMFQQTLKHEQFITRSIHELVELANAEKDKTTASFLQWYVEEQVEEEENDNEIIAKLRGIDKNEYVIPSVDQELAKRSPPR, from the coding sequence ATGCTTAGTGAAAAGATGGAAGAAGCACTGAATGAACAGATCAATAAAGAACTGTACTCGTCTTATCTGTACCTTGCGATGTCAGCGTATAGTTCATCAGTTGGGCTTCCGGGCTTTGCCCACTGGTTTAGAGTCCAGGTTGAAGAAGAAAACATTCATGCAATGAAGCTTTTCGATTACGTAAACAACCAGGGTGGGAAGGTTAAACTTAAGGAGATCAAAGAGCCACCTATGGAATTTGGAACTGCTATGGATATGTTCCAGCAAACACTGAAGCATGAACAGTTCATCACCCGCTCAATTCATGAACTGGTAGAGCTTGCCAATGCTGAGAAGGATAAAACCACAGCCTCTTTCCTGCAGTGGTACGTTGAAGAACAGGTCGAAGAGGAAGAAAACGACAATGAAATTATTGCCAAACTGAGAGGCATCGATAAAAATGAATATGTAATTCCCTCAGTTGATCAAGAACTGGCAAAAAGGAGCCCTCCTAGATAA
- a CDS encoding radical SAM protein gives MRSRIVYGPILSRRLGRSLGIDIIKNTNSKKNCNYDCIYCQLGHVELKIRSPEDVREAVTPEEVSKSLQKVISNVEGLDYITFSGTCEPTLNLSLGEMIRNIRKISEIPICVITNSSLLGREDVQNNLAEADLVVATLVSGNEETCRKIHRPAPGINLKEIIEGLRKLAKAGIGKRLALEVMLLENEAGEPLNFTDEEIEELVKTIRYICPDEIEILTVSRPPSEKWVRPVPEEKLKEVAKHFISEFGEETVKLVLKGKKKKVKVLRTNVDEEVYALLLRRPCTFKQTCQSLNIDPKNLSSVLEKLLGEGKIEIISSEVEKYYRAK, from the coding sequence ATGAGGTCAAGAATCGTTTACGGCCCGATTCTTTCAAGAAGGCTCGGTAGGTCTCTGGGTATAGATATAATAAAAAATACCAATTCGAAAAAGAATTGCAACTACGACTGCATCTATTGTCAACTCGGGCATGTTGAACTAAAAATCAGAAGTCCTGAGGATGTAAGGGAAGCTGTGACTCCGGAAGAGGTTTCCAAAAGCCTTCAAAAGGTCATTAGCAATGTTGAGGGACTGGATTATATTACGTTTTCCGGCACATGCGAACCTACACTGAACCTTTCTTTAGGGGAAATGATACGGAATATCAGGAAAATAAGTGAGATTCCTATCTGCGTAATTACGAATTCTTCTCTTCTGGGAAGAGAGGACGTTCAAAATAATCTGGCAGAGGCAGATTTAGTAGTTGCAACCCTTGTTTCTGGAAATGAAGAGACCTGCAGAAAAATTCATAGACCTGCTCCGGGTATTAACCTGAAAGAAATAATTGAAGGTTTGAGGAAACTCGCAAAAGCTGGAATTGGAAAGAGACTAGCACTTGAGGTCATGCTCCTTGAGAACGAAGCTGGCGAACCCCTAAATTTTACTGACGAAGAGATCGAAGAGCTGGTAAAAACAATAAGGTACATATGCCCAGATGAGATTGAAATTTTAACAGTAAGCCGTCCTCCTTCTGAAAAATGGGTGAGACCAGTTCCAGAGGAAAAGCTAAAGGAAGTTGCAAAACATTTCATTTCTGAATTTGGAGAGGAAACAGTAAAGTTAGTTTTGAAAGGAAAAAAGAAGAAAGTAAAAGTGTTACGTACAAATGTGGACGAGGAGGTGTACGCCCTTCTTCTCAGAAGACCCTGTACTTTCAAACAAACATGCCAGAGTTTGAATATTGATCCTAAGAATCTCTCTTCTGTTCTCGAGAAATTGCTTGGTGAAGGCAAAATAGAAATAATAAGCTCAGAGGTTGAAAAGTATTACAGGGCAAAATGA
- a CDS encoding DUF5320 domain-containing protein — protein sequence MPNGDRKGPMGDGPKTGRAMGYCSGSDSPGYMTRVPADESRNIGRGAKRGAGRGAGRRAGVGFCCRKTPVFGRVGGFAARGRSPGYFYPEPAQVREESNIDALEDRIGSLKQELETLMNSLKRPRLRESDENK from the coding sequence ATGCCAAATGGAGACAGAAAAGGTCCGATGGGTGATGGACCAAAGACAGGAAGAGCTATGGGTTACTGCTCAGGTAGTGACAGTCCGGGTTATATGACCAGAGTTCCCGCAGATGAAAGCCGGAACATTGGCCGCGGAGCTAAACGTGGTGCAGGTCGAGGTGCAGGCCGTAGAGCAGGTGTGGGTTTCTGCTGCAGGAAAACTCCCGTTTTTGGAAGAGTTGGGGGGTTTGCTGCCCGAGGTAGGTCTCCTGGATATTTCTATCCTGAACCTGCCCAGGTCAGGGAAGAGTCAAATATCGATGCCCTTGAGGACCGGATAGGATCCCTGAAACAGGAACTTGAAACTCTTATGAATAGTTTGAAGAGACCACGGCTCCGGGAAAGTGATGAAAATAAATAA